In the Candidatus Saganbacteria bacterium genome, AACTAAAACAATTGGATTACAAAGACTATTACAAAATACTCGGGGTCAGCGAAAAAGTAAACGTTGACGAAGTAAAACGCGCTTATAGGCAGCTTGCCAAAAAGTACCATCCCGACATGAACCCTAACGACCGCAAGGGCGCGGAGATAAAATTCAAAGAAATCTCCGAAGCCTATTATGTGCTCGGCGACGAAAAAAGAAAACAGGAATACGACATGATGCGCAAGGGGGGATATGCCTATACTGGAAGGCCCGGCCAGTCGTACGCGAATACCCAGGGGTTCGACATCGACGACCTTCTTTCCCACCTCGGTTTTGCGACACGGAGCAGCGGCAAAAGAAGTGCTTCAACCCGGAGTGCCCGCTCGGCACAGATGGACTTTGACGTTTTTGACGATGCATTCGGAGACACTTTTTCACCGGGGGAGAGAAGGGGTTTTACGAACGTGTATAGTTCATCGCCTCAGACGGAGAATGTCAGCACGGACATAAATGCCCAGATAGAAATACCGAAAAGGATCGCTGATAACGGAGGGAAAGTAGAACTTTCTATTCAGGGAAGAAAAAATATCACCGTGACGATCCCAAAAGGCGTCACTGACGGAACAAAGCTCCGGCTTGCAGGTCTCGGGAACCCGTGCCCCTGCTGCGCTAAAAAAGGCGATCTTCTTGTGAAGATAAGGATCAAAGGTTAGGCGCCAATAGATTTGACATTCGTCCATTATTCGTCTACTATTCGTCTATACCATTTAAGGGGGGTTGGCAATGTTTAAACCAAGATATTCCATAACCAATAAACTGCTTGAGAACATCAAAAGAATAACAGAGCTGGTCACACAGCTGAA is a window encoding:
- a CDS encoding DnaJ domain-containing protein translates to LKQLDYKDYYKILGVSEKVNVDEVKRAYRQLAKKYHPDMNPNDRKGAEIKFKEISEAYYVLGDEKRKQEYDMMRKGGYAYTGRPGQSYANTQGFDIDDLLSHLGFATRSSGKRSASTRSARSAQMDFDVFDDAFGDTFSPGERRGFTNVYSSSPQTENVSTDINAQIEIPKRIADNGGKVELSIQGRKNITVTIPKGVTDGTKLRLAGLGNPCPCCAKKGDLLVKIRIKG